The segment ACTATTCTCTAATGTTTTCAGATTCCTTAGAGTAAGTGTCCCTATGAAAAACTGACCAGCTCAGAACACAATCCCTGAGGAGAGATTTCACAGTGGATACTGAAAATCTTaaatacactgaaatatttatgaaacgtcttcccaacccagggatcaaacccgtatctcctgcttacagccagattctttaccactgagccaccagggaagcccaaacatcattaaatacattgaaaatatatatgaaaagtgtAATTAAAAGAGGACAATTTCCAAGAATAGTCAAGCTCAATCTGAATTTCTTGAATTGTGCATGAAAAAACTCTTCTTAAAACTTAAAACCTTACCAAACAGTCTCCTCATTGCCATCTTCATCTCCTTATTTCTAAGTGTGTAGATAATAGGATTCATAAAAGGAGTAATAAGAGCATCAAAGATGGCTAAAAATTTATCTATGGGTAAGGTAGGGAATGGCCACACATAGACAATAATGCAAGGGCCAAAGAAAAAAACTACCACAGTGATGTGAGCTGAGAGGGTAGAAAGGGCCTTGGATGAACCACCTGAAGAGTGTTTGCGAACCGTGACCAGGATGAAGATGTAAGACACAATCAGGATAAAGAAGGTGCCCATGGAGATGAAACCACTGTTGGCAGTGACCAGAAACTCCAATCTATACGTGTCTGTACATGCAAGCTTGATGAACCGAGGAAAATCACAGTAAAAGCTATCCATTTCATTGGGGCCACAAAAGGGTAAGTTGACAACAAAAGCCAGCTGGGCCACAGAGTGGATGAGTCCAATGGTCCAAGCAACAGCCAGAAGAGAAGTGCACATTCTTAGGCTCATGATGGTCGGGTAGTGGAGCGGCTTACAGATGGCAACATACCGGTCATAGGCCATGACTGTGAGCAGCACCATCTCTGCACCCCCAACAGTGTGAATAAAGAACATCTGAGTGATGCAGCCTCTGAAGGAGATGACTTTGTGTCTTCTGAAAAGGTCAGAAATCATCTTTGGGGTTGCAATGCTGGAAACACCTGTGTCAATGAAGGAGAGATTTGCCAACAAAAAGTACATGGGGGAATGTAAATGGTGGTCTGAGAGAATTGTGAGCACAATGAGAAGGTTTCCCAACATACTCGctatataaaataatgtgaacaatagaaaaagaagaatctgGACCTCCCAAGAACTGGTGAGTCCCTGCAGCAAAaattcagacaccactgagcgatttCCGCCATCCATCAACTTCATGCACAAGGCTGACCCTGAGGTTAACTAAAGAACATAAGAGGGAGACAGACATAATCAGTAAGTTGGAAAGA is part of the Bos indicus x Bos taurus breed Angus x Brahman F1 hybrid chromosome 10, Bos_hybrid_MaternalHap_v2.0, whole genome shotgun sequence genome and harbors:
- the LOC113899621 gene encoding olfactory receptor 4F3/4F16/4F29-like; translated protein: MDGGNRSVVSEFLLQGLTSSWEVQILLFLLFTLFYIASMLGNLLIVLTILSDHHLHSPMYFLLANLSFIDTGVSSIATPKMISDLFRRHKVISFRGCITQMFFIHTVGGAEMVLLTVMAYDRYVAICKPLHYPTIMSLRMCTSLLAVAWTIGLIHSVAQLAFVVNLPFCGPNEMDSFYCDFPRFIKLACTDTYRLEFLVTANSGFISMGTFFILIVSYIFILVTVRKHSSGGSSKALSTLSAHITVVVFFFGPCIIVYVWPFPTLPIDKFLAIFDALITPFMNPIIYTLRNKEMKMAMRRLFGKVLSFKKSFFMHNSRNSD